AGGTTGAACAGCGCCACCTCCCGGCCGGCGGGATCGTCGTCGATGAAGAGGATGCGTCCTGCCAAAGGTCTCGCCTCGCGGGTGAGGAAACTTTTTTTGATATTAGCAGGAAAACGGCAGGGGAACCGCCTTTTGCGGGGGCGTCCGGCCCGACAGGTGTGGTATTTTCCAACGGGGAACCGACTTCACGAAAGGAGGGGGAAGTGCGCTTTCGCCGGTTTAACAAGAAGAAGATCCTGCTGTTCCTGTCGGTCCTCGGGCCGGGGATCATCACGGCGTCCGTCGACAACGACGCGGGCGGGATCGCCACGTACTCGATCGCCGGGGCGCACTTCGGGTACGCGCTCCTGTGGACGCTCATCCCCATCACGGTCGCGCTGATCGTCGTCCAGGAGATGGTCGCGCGGATGGGCGTGGTCACGGGGAAAACGCTGGCGGACCTCATCCGGGAGAAGTTCGGCGTCCGCCCGACCTTCTTTCTCCTGGTGGCGCTGGTGCTCGCCAATCTCGGGAACACGGTCGCGGAGTTCGCCGGGTGGGCCTCCGCGTGGGAGATCTTCGGCGTCAGCAAATATTTTTCCGTGCCCGTCGGCGCGGCGGTCGTCTGGTTCCTCGTGGTGAAGGGGTCGTACCGGGTCGTGGAGAAGATCTTCCTCGTGGCGTGCCTCATTTTCCTCGCCTATCCTGTCGCCGCGTACCTCGCGGGCCCCGACGGCGCCGTCGTCGCGCGCAACCTGGTGGTGCCGGACCTTCGCGTCAACGCCGCGTACATCACCCTCCTGATCGGAATGGTCGGAACGACGATCGCCCCCTGGATGCAGTTCTACCTCCAGTCCGCCGTGGTGGAGAAGAACCTCCAGATGGAGGAGTACCCGCTGACGCGGGCCGACGTGATCTTCGGGTGCCTCGTGACCGACGTCGTGGCCCTGTCGATCATCGTGGCATGCGGCGCCACGTTGTACGCGAAGGGGATCCACATCGAGGATGCGAAGGACGCCGCCGTGGCGCTGGCTCCGCTGGCCGGAAAATACGCATCGACCCTGTTCGCGATCGGGCTTGCGAACGCGTCGCTGTTCGCCGCCTCGATCCTGCCGCTGGCGACCGCCTACTGCGTCTGCGAGGGGATGGGGTGGGAGTCGGGGATCGACAAGGACTTCCAGACGGCCCCCCAGTTCTTCTGGCTCTACACCGGGCTGATCGTCCTCGGAGGAGCGCTGGTCCTCTATCCGCGAGCCCCGCTGATGCTGATCATGTACCTGTCCCAGGTGATCAACGGCGTGCTGCTCCCGTTCGTCCTCATCTTCGTGCTCAAGCTGATCAACGACCGGGAGTTGATGGGGGAGCACGTCAATTCGAAGGCGTTCAACGGGATCGCCTGGACGACCACGGTCGTCATGATCGCCCTCACCGTCCTCCTGGTGATGGTGACCGTCTTCCCCGGACTTCCCGGAACGCTCGGTCTGTAGGGAGCTACATCATCCGGCGCTTCTTCCGCGAGGCGGGCGGCAGGAGGAGGTCGACGACGTCGTCCACGGTGACCACGCCGAGGAGGCGGTTCCCCGCGTCGACGACCGGCAAGGCGAGCAGGTTGTACTTGGAGATCAGCGCGGCGACCGTCTCCTGCCCGGTCTCCGCGCGGGCCGTCTTGAGCTTCGCGTGCATCACCTCCGACAGCCGCTTCCCCGGCTCCTCGATCAGCAGGTCCCGAAGGCCGACGACGCCGAGAAGCCTCTCGTCCTCCACCACGTAGATGTAGTAGACGTGCTCGATCTCCCGGGCTTCCGTCCTGAATCGCTCGAGCGCCTCCCCCACCGTGATCCCCGGCGGCCATGCGAGGTACTCGTTCGTCATGAGGCCCCCCGCGGTGTCCTCCTCGTGGTGGAGCAGCTCGTGAATGTCCTGCGCCTCTTCCTTCTCCATCAACTGCAGGAGTTCATGGGCCTTCTCCGCGGAGAGGTCCGCGATGACGTCCGCCGCCTCGTCCGGCGGCATCTGCTCGATGATGTCGGCCGCCTGCTCCTTGTCCATCTCGGAGATGAGGTCCGCCTGGACCTCCGGCTCGAGCTCGTGCAGGGCTTCCGCCGCGGTCTCGGTGTCGAGCTTCTCGAAGAAATCCTGCCGCTCCTCGGGGGCCAGGTCGCTCATGATCTGGGCGAGATCCGCGGGGTGGAGGTCCGACACCGCCTCGCGGGACACCGACAGCGTCAGCCGGTCGAGCCTGGACTCCAGCGGCTGCAGGTACTGCCAGGAGATCAGCTGGTGGCGCAGGGGGTGGCGGATCGTCTCGAAGAAGGCGCCCCCGCGGCGCTCGACGCCCAGCCGCCGCAGGATCCCCCGCATCCCCACGTCGACGTCGGTGACGTACGCCGCGCCCCCCTCCTCGGTGAGCTTCACGTCGTTCACCCGCACGACCTTGGCGCCGTTGATGTCGACGATCTGCTTGTCGAGGAGGTCCTTGCGGATGAGGAGGTGCTCCTTCGAGGGAGCGGTCTCCGGGATCTCCCCTTCCGTCTTCCGGGAGGAGATGATCCGCTTGTTGAAGATGGAGAGCTCCTCCCAGGGGAGGTAGCGCGTCGTTTTCTTTTTTTCGATGAACAGGCCGACGGCGCGCGGGAACCGCGCCCCCGCCTCCACGGCGATGTCCTGCACGCGTCCGATCTCCTCGCCCCGCGGGTCGAAGACGACCTTTCCGAGGATGTCGCCGACATACACCTCCCCGATGAGCGCCATCTCCCTTTTCCTCCTCAGCGAAAAACCCGGCTTCAGTGTACGTTCCCGGTTTGAGGAAGGTCAAGGAACGGGCACGCCGGTCCGTGGGAAGATACAATGGTTTCAGCACCCAAGACATCCAGCGAGGGATTCGACGCGATGACAGACCCCCGATGGCGCAACCCGTACAAGATGCTCCCCACCCTGCGCGCCGTCGTCCAGGGGGCGTACGTCGCCTTCTTCCTGCTGGCGGGGTACGAGTTCCACCTCTTCTACACGCGGATCGTCGCCGGAGCCGCCGTTACGGGACGCCGCCCGCCCTCGGTGGAGGCGTTCCTGCCGATCTCCGCCCTCATGTCGTTGAAGTACTTCCTGCTCACCGGGAACTACGACGAGATCCACCCCGCGGGGCTCACGATCCTCATCGCCGCTCTGGTCTCCGCCTTCCTCGCCCGCAAGGTCCTCTGCTCGTGGGTCTGTCCGGTAGGAGGGATCTCCCGGGCGCTGGAATGGGTCGGGAAGAAAACGATCTGGAAGCGCCGGAAAAAGGAGGCACTGCTGCCGGTGTGGGCGGACCAGGCGCTCTCCGCGATCAAATACCTTCTGCTCGCCTTCTTCCTCTACGCCGTCGTCCTGATGATGGACGCGATGGCGATCATGAAGTTCCAGCGCGGGACGTACAACTACGCCGCCGACGCGAAGATGCTCCTGTTCTTCACGGAGATGACCGGCGTCACGGCGGTCACCCTCGCCGTCCTCGCGATGCTGTCGATCGTCGTGAAGAATTTCTGGTGCCGCTACCTCTGCCCGTACGGCGCGCTGCTCGGACTGGTCAGCTGGATCTCCCCCCAGCGGGTCGTCCGCGACGCATCAACGTGCATCGACTGCAAAGCGTGCACCCGGGTATGCCCGGTCGAGATCCGCGTCCATGCGAAGCCGTCCGTGTGGACCCTCGAGTGCACCGGCTGCATGTCGTGCGTCGCCGCGTGCCCCGTGGAAGATTGCCTCACGGTGACGCGCCGGGGAAAGGCAGGCTGGTCGCCGTATCTGATCCCGCTGGTCGGCCTCGGCACCATCTTCCTGTTCTGGGGCGTGGCCCGCGTCACCGGCTACTGGCACGGCTACGTTCCCGACGCCCAGCTCACCGAGGCGTACCGGCAGGCCAAGGACCTGATCCACCCTTAGCCTATCTTTCTGATAGGATATATGGGTATAGTTTGGCCCGGAGGGATCATGCACCTTTCCAAGAAAACCGAGTATGCGTTGCGCGCCCTGATCTACGCGGCCCGCTTTCCGGAAGGGACCACGTTCCAGATCCGGGATCTCGCGGAGAAGAACGGGATCCCGAAGAAGTTCCTCGAACTCATCCTGCTCGAATTGAAGAACGCCGGAATGCTGTCCAGCCGGCGCGGGGTGGGGGGCGGGTACCTCCTCGCGCGGCGCCCCGATTCGATCCGGTCCTCCGAGATCGTCGAAGTGTTCGAGGGGCCGATGGTGGGGCGGGATCGGCAGAAAGGTTCCGGCAGGACGGAGAAGGAGGGATCCTCCCCCGCCGTTTCCCGGCTGGTGGAGGAGGCGTCCGCGGCGGCGGCGGCGGTCTTCTCGGGATCGACTCTCGCCGACCTCGTCCGGGAAGAGGACGACGCGACGCAGCGGCGACGCAGCAACGTGATGTACTTCATCTGACCGGGGGGGATGCCCCCGGCAATTCCTCCGAGTCCGGGCTCTCCAGGACAGGCGCTTCTTCGGAATCGGGTTCCGGCGGCGCCGCGGGGGAAGAGTCGATCACGACGGGGCCGCCGCCGGGAGCCTCCTCGGGCGGTTTCTCCTCGGGCGGCGGGGTCTCCAGCGTCTTCTCCACCTTCCGCGCGAGTCCCGCGAGGTTCGGGACCTCCGTGATCGCCGCGTCGTACTCCTCCCGCGAGATCATCCGCGCCGCGACCATCCTCCGCAGGATCCGGTCGGACCGCTTCATCACCCGGTCCATCTTCCGGTACGGGTTGTAGACTTTCGGGCCGGGGAGCATCGAGGCGAGGAACGCGCATTCCCGCACGGTCAACGCCGAGGGGTGCTTTCCGAAGTAGTAGTGCGCGGCGTGCCCGATCCCGTACACCATCGGCCCGAGTTCGACCACGTTGAGGTACAGTTCGAGGATCCGCGATTTCGACAATGCATCGTCCATGCGCCTCGCGAGGACGAGCTCCTTCACCTTCCGGATCAGCGTCTTCTCGCGTGTCAGGAAGAGGTTCTTGGCGACCTGCTGCGTGATCGTGCTCCCGCCGCGGACGAATTTCCCCTTCCGCCAGTCGGTCTTGATCGCTTCGCGGATCGCCTCGTAGTCCACCCCCTCATGCGAGTAGAAGTTCGCGTCCTCCGAGGCGACGACCGCCTTCTTCAGCGCCGCGGGAAGCGCGCCGTACGGCGTCCAGCGCGGATTTCTCGGCCCGACGACGAAGGGGTGGTCCTTCCTTTCCCAATCCTTCACGGTGATCATGATCGAGACGCCCGGCTTCGCCAGGGGGGCGACGGACGGGAGCGCGAGGATCGAGACGCCGACCCATGCCGCGAGGACGAGCGCCGAAACGGCGACCGCGGCAAGGATCCAACGGAAACGGCTCGGCGATCGCATTTTCCCATTATCGCATCTTCTGGCGGGGGACACCTCCCCGGGGTAAACTACGAACCACGGAATGCGGGAAGACCTTCCCATCGAGGATGCGGCGGACAGCGCCAGGCGCTGGCGAAACGTGGTGCGCGAGCACCCCGGGAGCGCGGCGGCGCGGTATGCGCTGGGGGTGGCGCTCGTCCGGACGGGCGGCGAGGACGAGGCGGAAGCGGCGTTCCGCGAGGCCGCGCTCCTGCGGCCCGGCTGGGCCGAGGCGCACAACGCCCTCGGCGCGACCCTTTGCCGCCTGGGCCGGCACGACGAAGGGATCGACGCGCTTTCCGTCGCGTCCCGCCTGCGCGAGGATTTCGCCCTTCCCCGGTTCAACGTCGGGATGGCGTTCGCGCTGTGCCGCCGGTACGCCGAAGCCGCGGACGCCTTCCGCCGAGCCGCGGCCCTGTTCCCCGGCCTCGTGGAGTCCCACTCCAACCTCGCCATGACGCTTGCCCTGCTCGGCCGCCACCGTGAGGCGGCGGACGCCTGGCGGGACGTCGTCCGCTTCGACCCCGCGCGTCCCGGGCCCCACGCGAGGCTCGGGTGGGCGCTCTGCCGCCTGGGGGAGTACCGTGAAGCGGCAAGCGCCTTTCGCGACGCCTTGGGTGCGGACCCCGGGTGCCGGGAGGCGCTCGGAGGGCTCGGTTGGGCGTGCGCGGAGATCGGGGATCTGGAGGAAGCGGCGGAGGCGTTCCGAAAGGAGGCGAACTCCTCCCCCGGCGAGCGGCGCCCCCTCTACAACCTCGGGACCGTCCTCGGCATGCTGGGGCGGCACGAGGAGGCGGTCGATCGGCTCGCGGAGGCGGTGATCCGTTCCCCGGGACACGCGGAGAGCCGCTATAACCTCGGGGTCTGCCTCTTCCGCCTGCACCGGCACGGCGCGGCGGCGGCGGCGTTCCGGGAGGCGCTGCGCATCCGGCCCGCGTACTCGAAGGGGTGGTACAACCTCGGCGTCGCGCTCTTCGAGACCGGACGGCGCGAGGAAGCGGCGGCGGCGTTCCGCGAAGTCGTCCGGGGGGAGCCGGGACACGCGCGAGCACACTTCAATCTCGGGTCCGCTTTTCTCGCCCTCGGACGCGAACGACAGGCGGTCGATGCGTTCCGGGAGGCGGCGCGCCGCGATCCGGAACACGCGGCGTCCCTCTTCTCCCTCGGCATCCTCCTCCTTCAGCAGGGAAAGAACGAGGCGGCGGCCGAGGCGTTCCGGGGAGCGGCGCAGGTCCGGCCGGGGTACGCGAGGGCGCACAACAGTCTCGGGGTGGCCCTGTTCCGGATGTCCAGGACGGCGGAAGCGGCGGAGGCGTTCCGGGAGGCGACCCGCATCTTCCCGTCGTACGTGGGGGCGAACTTCA
This genomic stretch from Deltaproteobacteria bacterium harbors:
- a CDS encoding Nramp family divalent metal transporter, coding for MRFRRFNKKKILLFLSVLGPGIITASVDNDAGGIATYSIAGAHFGYALLWTLIPITVALIVVQEMVARMGVVTGKTLADLIREKFGVRPTFFLLVALVLANLGNTVAEFAGWASAWEIFGVSKYFSVPVGAAVVWFLVVKGSYRVVEKIFLVACLIFLAYPVAAYLAGPDGAVVARNLVVPDLRVNAAYITLLIGMVGTTIAPWMQFYLQSAVVEKNLQMEEYPLTRADVIFGCLVTDVVALSIIVACGATLYAKGIHIEDAKDAAVALAPLAGKYASTLFAIGLANASLFAASILPLATAYCVCEGMGWESGIDKDFQTAPQFFWLYTGLIVLGGALVLYPRAPLMLIMYLSQVINGVLLPFVLIFVLKLINDRELMGEHVNSKAFNGIAWTTTVVMIALTVLLVMVTVFPGLPGTLGL
- a CDS encoding CBS domain-containing protein, whose protein sequence is MALIGEVYVGDILGKVVFDPRGEEIGRVQDIAVEAGARFPRAVGLFIEKKKTTRYLPWEELSIFNKRIISSRKTEGEIPETAPSKEHLLIRKDLLDKQIVDINGAKVVRVNDVKLTEEGGAAYVTDVDVGMRGILRRLGVERRGGAFFETIRHPLRHQLISWQYLQPLESRLDRLTLSVSREAVSDLHPADLAQIMSDLAPEERQDFFEKLDTETAAEALHELEPEVQADLISEMDKEQAADIIEQMPPDEAADVIADLSAEKAHELLQLMEKEEAQDIHELLHHEEDTAGGLMTNEYLAWPPGITVGEALERFRTEAREIEHVYYIYVVEDERLLGVVGLRDLLIEEPGKRLSEVMHAKLKTARAETGQETVAALISKYNLLALPVVDAGNRLLGVVTVDDVVDLLLPPASRKKRRMM
- a CDS encoding 4Fe-4S binding protein, with translation MTDPRWRNPYKMLPTLRAVVQGAYVAFFLLAGYEFHLFYTRIVAGAAVTGRRPPSVEAFLPISALMSLKYFLLTGNYDEIHPAGLTILIAALVSAFLARKVLCSWVCPVGGISRALEWVGKKTIWKRRKKEALLPVWADQALSAIKYLLLAFFLYAVVLMMDAMAIMKFQRGTYNYAADAKMLLFFTEMTGVTAVTLAVLAMLSIVVKNFWCRYLCPYGALLGLVSWISPQRVVRDASTCIDCKACTRVCPVEIRVHAKPSVWTLECTGCMSCVAACPVEDCLTVTRRGKAGWSPYLIPLVGLGTIFLFWGVARVTGYWHGYVPDAQLTEAYRQAKDLIHP
- a CDS encoding Rrf2 family transcriptional regulator, which produces MHLSKKTEYALRALIYAARFPEGTTFQIRDLAEKNGIPKKFLELILLELKNAGMLSSRRGVGGGYLLARRPDSIRSSEIVEVFEGPMVGRDRQKGSGRTEKEGSSPAVSRLVEEASAAAAAVFSGSTLADLVREEDDATQRRRSNVMYFI
- the mtgA gene encoding monofunctional biosynthetic peptidoglycan transglycosylase, with translation MRSPSRFRWILAAVAVSALVLAAWVGVSILALPSVAPLAKPGVSIMITVKDWERKDHPFVVGPRNPRWTPYGALPAALKKAVVASEDANFYSHEGVDYEAIREAIKTDWRKGKFVRGGSTITQQVAKNLFLTREKTLIRKVKELVLARRMDDALSKSRILELYLNVVELGPMVYGIGHAAHYYFGKHPSALTVRECAFLASMLPGPKVYNPYRKMDRVMKRSDRILRRMVAARMISREEYDAAITEVPNLAGLARKVEKTLETPPPEEKPPEEAPGGGPVVIDSSPAAPPEPDSEEAPVLESPDSEELPGASPPVR
- a CDS encoding tetratricopeptide repeat protein, with product MREDLPIEDAADSARRWRNVVREHPGSAAARYALGVALVRTGGEDEAEAAFREAALLRPGWAEAHNALGATLCRLGRHDEGIDALSVASRLREDFALPRFNVGMAFALCRRYAEAADAFRRAAALFPGLVESHSNLAMTLALLGRHREAADAWRDVVRFDPARPGPHARLGWALCRLGEYREAASAFRDALGADPGCREALGGLGWACAEIGDLEEAAEAFRKEANSSPGERRPLYNLGTVLGMLGRHEEAVDRLAEAVIRSPGHAESRYNLGVCLFRLHRHGAAAAAFREALRIRPAYSKGWYNLGVALFETGRREEAAAAFREVVRGEPGHARAHFNLGSAFLALGRERQAVDAFREAARRDPEHAASLFSLGILLLQQGKNEAAAEAFRGAAQVRPGYARAHNSLGVALFRMSRTAEAAEAFREATRIFPSYVGANFNLGLCLLRPEDREGASRQLTVLSFLDPSLAQRYAALLSRRG